In Candidatus Flexicrinis affinis, the following proteins share a genomic window:
- a CDS encoding rhodanese-like domain-containing protein, producing MDVNEYRALREAGTPHVLVDVREVYEYEEARIPGSVLMPLDEIMHRADELAAHQTIVLVCRSGGRSAMAAFGLRDAGLTEHTLYNLEGGVMAWVQDGHPYDSGPHGQ from the coding sequence ATGGACGTGAACGAGTACCGCGCCCTGCGCGAAGCCGGCACGCCGCACGTGCTGGTGGACGTGCGCGAGGTGTACGAATACGAAGAGGCGCGCATCCCCGGCTCTGTGCTCATGCCGCTGGACGAGATCATGCACCGTGCCGACGAACTGGCCGCGCATCAGACGATCGTGCTGGTGTGCCGCAGCGGAGGGCGCAGCGCGATGGCGGCGTTCGGCCTGCGCGACGCCGGCCTGACCGAACACACGCTGTACAACCTCGAAGGCGGCGTGATGGCGTGGGTACAGGACGGCCACCCCTACGACTCCGGCCCCCACGGGCAGTGA